One window from the genome of Magnolia sinica isolate HGM2019 chromosome 4, MsV1, whole genome shotgun sequence encodes:
- the LOC131243054 gene encoding defensin-like protein: MWKLWPHHYIKTKLPSHPRILSFRLSLKMERATRVFPVILVLLLLIMTTEMGPSMVEARTCESQSHRFKGPCVRGSNCAAVCQTEGFSGGICRGLRRRCFCTKHC; this comes from the exons ATGTGGAAACTGTGGCCACACCACTATATAAAGACCAAGCTCCCTTCCCATCCTCGCATCCTCTCTTTCCGTCTCTCTCTGAAAATGGAGCGTGCCACGCGTGTGTTTCCAGTTATTTTGGTGCTCTTGCTGCTTATCATGACCACTG AGATGGGACCAAGCATGGTAGAGGCACGGACGTGTGAGTCTCAGAGCCACCGATTCAAGGGCCCATGTGTGAGGGGTAGCAACTGTGCGGCCGTTTGCCAGACCGAGGGATTCTCAGGAGGAATATGCCGTGGTTTGCGCCGCCGATGCTTTTGCACTAAACATTGTTAG